The genomic interval GTGCTGCGTGAGACGCTCGCCGCCGCGCTCGCGCCCGGCCTGGACATGCGCGCGATCGTGACGGCGACGGTGGCCGCGATCTTCGACTTCGCCGACAATCATCCGCGCAGTGCCGCCCTGCTGTCCGGCGCCGCCGTCGCCGAGGAACCCGCGGCGCAGCGCATGGCGCACCAGGCCGCGACCATCTGCACCGACACCCTCGAGCAGGCGCTGGCGCCGTATCGGCTGCCGCGCGCCGAGCAGGGCTGGCTGATCACGACGGAGTTGGTGGCGATCGCGCAGTCGTGTGCGCGGGACTGGGTGGTCACCGGTAAGGCACTGCCCAAACACGAGGCCGTGGCCACGACGGCCGGGCTGTGCTGGACCGGCCTGGCCGGTGTCAGGTTGGCGCCGCGCGCTCGCCTGGACCGGATGCCGTAGTCAGAACGCGATACCGCCGCCGATCGAGTGCAGCGGTGACCAGTCGTCCTGGCGTGGTCGATGCGCGTGGATCCGGTGCAGCGTGCCGGCGGCGGTCGACAGGAACGGCGCCAGCCGATCGCCGGTGCACACCGGAAAGGTGCCGGGGTGCTCGGCGTAGAGGGTGACCACGCCTTCGATGTCGGTGTCGGTGTCGGTGTCCGGGATCAGCGGGTGGCAGTACAGCGACCGCACGCCCAGCATCAGCATCTCGTCTCGGTATGCGGCGTCCCACTGCGATTCCAGGGCCAGGTCGGCGACCAGCACGGGACGACGGTGCGCGGCCACGTCGTGCCCGGGGCTGCGGAGGTGGACCAGCTGTACTTCTTCGAGCAGGTGAGCACGGTGACTGGAGGCCACGGCCGCGTACAGGATGCCGCCCTCGATCGAGGCGATCCCCACCATCGGCTGCCCCGGCACGGTGTCGCAGACCGCCGCGGCCAGTCGCAGGCACACGCCGCACAGCTCGGGGTGGGAGTCCGGCGAGCCTTCGGGATGCATGGTGTTCGACATCGGACACGCTCCGTGGGACGGTTACGGGGACGCCGCGCCGGTCACATAGTTCATGACCCACCCCACGATAACACCGACCGGTCGGCATGCCGGAAATCCCGCCGGTCGGCCGATCGCGGCGGCACAATGTCGCGATGCGAATATTTGCCCGGGTGTTGCAGGCTGTCGTTGCCGGTGTGCTGGTGGTGGCCGGTGGCCACGCCGCCGCCGTGGCCGTGCCGATCACGAGCGTCGCGAGTAGTGGACTGCCTTCCTGGTCGGCGCCCGAGCCGGAGGGGGTACAAGCGGCGGGGGCGGCGTTGGCCGACGGGTTCACCGGGGCGATGCGGTGGTCGCGGGAGGTGCACACCCCGGCGCCGATCGGCAGCATCGCGAAGGTGATGACGGCGTTGGTGGTGATCGACTCCGGCGACCTCGAGCGCCCCGTCGAGGTGCCGGAGGGAATCATCCCCTACGACAACAAGTTCGGGGCGAGTACGGCGGATCTGGTTCCGGGCGAGACGCTCTCGGCGCGGCAGCTGCTGTACGCACTGATGTTGCCCTCCGGTTGCGACGCCGCTTACGCGCTGGCCGAGGCGTACGGTCCCGGGCAGGCGGCGTTCGTCGACAGGATGAACGACAAGGCGCGGCAATTGGGCTTGGGTGGTACGCATTTCAGCGATCCCAGCGGGCTGCCGTACCCGACCGGCCACTCCACCTTCGCCACTCCGGCGGATCTGATCAGGCTCGGCATGCACGCGATGACGCTGCCCGTGTTCCGCGAGATCGTCGGGTCCGCGACCTACCACGTTCCGGCCGGGCCGGACAACCGCGAGCACTTCTGGGAGACAACCAATCTGCTGTTGGGTGACTACCCCGGCACCGTCGGCATCAAGACCGGCTCCACCGACGCCGCGGGGACGTGCCTGCTGTTCGAGGCGGTCCGCGCCGGAGTGCCGTTGATAGGTGTGGTGCTGCACAGCTCGCCCGACAGTGCGGCGGCCGCGGCGGAGGACGCCGAGCGAATGTTGAACTGGGGCTACGGGCCGATCGCGGGTGCGCTGCCGTTCAGTTGGTCGCTAGGGTGATGCCATGGGTCCCGCGAAGATCGTGATCGTCGGCGGTGGTTTCTCGGGTGTCGAGTGCGCCCGCTATCTGGAACGTCATCTGCGTCCGGAAGAAGCGTTCGTCCAGCTCGTCACCCCCGATGCCGGTCTGCTCTATCTGCCGCTGCTACCGCAGGTCGCGTCGGGGGTGCTCAATCCGCGGTCGATCTCGGTGTCGTTGCGGCGGGTGCTGCGCCGCACCGAGGTGGTGCCCGGCATGGCGATCGGGGTGGATGCGCGGAAACGGCAGGTCGTGGTGCGGCGCTCGGCGGGCGCCGAATGTGCGCTGGACTACGACCATCTGGTGCTGGTGCCGGGCAGTATCACGCGGGTGCTCGATGTGCCCGGATTGCACGAGCACGGCTTCGGCATGAAGACCCTCGCGCAGGCGATGTTCCTGCGGGACCACGTATTACAGCAGTTGGATGTGGCGGCGATGCGCGGCGAGGAGGACGAGGACCGCGAACGGCTGCACTTCGTCACCATCGGCGCGGGCTACGCCGGCACCGAGACCACCGCGGTGCTCAACAAGGTCACGCAGGCCGCCGCGCGCCGCTACTTCCCGAAACTCGAATCCGGCATGGTGCGCTGGCATCTGGTCACTCGCGGCGACCGGATCATGCCCGAACTCGGTGAGCGGCTCGGCGAGGAGGTCAAGCAGAACCTGGCCGAGCGCGGCGTCGAACTGATCTGCGGCGCCTCCGCGAAAGAGGTTACGGCGCACGGGGTCCGGCTCACCAACGGACGATTCATCCCGTCGCGCACGGTGTTGTGGACGGCCGGGGTCGAACCCAGCCCGCTCGCAGGGCATTTGGGTGCGGCCACCGACAAGGGCCGCATCGTCGCGGCCGCCGATCTCACCGTGCCGGGCCTCACCGGCGTGTGGGCGTGCGGGGACGCGGCCGCGGTACCCGACCTGACCGCCGAGGACGGCGCCATCTGCGCGCCCACCGCCCAGCACGCCATGCGACAGGGCCGCCACCTGGGCAAGAATCTGGTGACCGAGCTCCGCGGCCGGGGGCGCACGCCGTACCGGCATCCGGATCTCGGCCTGGTCGTCGACCTCGGGGGCAAGGACGCGGTGGCGCGGCCGCTGAAGATCGGATTGCACGGTATTCCCGCGCAGGCGGTGACCCGCGGCTACCACCTGTTGGCGCTGCGCACCATCGTCGCGCGTGCCCGGGTGGCCTTCGACTGGACCGTCCACGGCCTCAGCGGGGACGACTTCCTGCGAATCGGCTACGGCGACTACGACACTCACACCATCCGGGGCTTCGAGCAGACCGACTGCTATCTGCCCGCCGAGGAGATTCCGGCGGCGCTGGAGGCACTCGGGGACGCGGCCAACTGAGCGTTAAGTTTCTCGTAAGCCCCGCTGGATACAAGTATGAGGCGGTACGGGCGTGGGATCGCTCCGGCCTCAACAGTCTTGTGACACCGGAGAGAACAGGAAATCATGTCGTACCCGTACCACCAGCAGGGGCACTATCCTCAGGTGCCGCCGGGCGGCCATCCCCAGCACTACGGTTATCCGCCTGCGCCATATGGTTATCCGTCCCCGCCTCCCGGATATCCGCAACCCGTCGCCAGCGCGGTGCCCGCGGTGTGCGCCGGCCTGCTGTTCGGGCTGTGCTCGGTGCTGTGCTTCGTGTTCGCGGTTCCCGGATTCGACGGTGCCAAGGTCAGCAGTATGACCCGACTGATGGCGCTCATCGGTCAGGCGTTCTCCGAACATACGACGCGCAATATCGATTTCGGCGTTTCCGTGACGATGACGATCGGTGGCATAACGGCCCTGCTGGCGGTGCTGTTGATGTGCAGACTCGGCTTCGCTCGCTGGTTGCTGATCGTGCTGAGCGTCCTGGTCGCCGCGTACTACATCTACGCGCTGGTGCGGCTGGCCGACCTGGGCGCGCCGTCGAAGTTCTACACCTGGATCGTGGTGGCCCTGATCGGCTGGACCTCGGCCGGAATTCTCGCCGCCCTGCCCGCCACCGGCCGCGCCATGCGCGGCTATCGCCCGCCCGTCGCCCGGTGGTGATCGAAGGTCAGGCGCGGGCCTCGCGGGTGCGCTCGGTCCGCCGCGCCCCGATCCGCCGACTCGCGTGCTCGAGAATGCAGTCGAGGCCGTACTCGAAATCGTGATCGTCGGGCGCGCTGCTCTCGTAGAAGGCGCCGGCCCCGGTCGCCGCCTCCTTGTTCTTGTCGTAAAGGCGTTGGAGCACAACGGTTCCGCGGATGTGTAACTGCACGGCGGAATAGGTGTCGACCGCATCCTCCGACGGCAACCCGGCCTCGACCAAGCTGTCGATCACCCGCTCGGTCTGCTGGGCGCCGACCTTCGCGGCGGCGGGGCTCAGGGCCGACCTGATCAGAATGAGGTCGCACAGAATCGGGTTGTCCCGGAACGCCTTGCGCATCGTGCGGGCGTGGCGGCGCATCGACTCCTGCCAGTCGGCGGCCTGGACGAACGGGGTGACGAGGTCGGCGAACTGCTCCAGCGCCCGGTCGGTCATGGCGTCGAGCAGGTCGTCCTTCTTGCGGAAATACCAGTAGATGCTCGTCACCCCGACATCCAGATGCTTGCCCAGCATCGGCATGCTCAGATTGTCCAGCGAGACCTGCTCCGCGAGTTGGAAAGCCCCGTCGAGAATGTCCTCGGGATTGAGGGACCCGCGCTCGCGCCGCGGACGCTTCTCGACGGTTGCCCGCTTGGCCATGTCTGCGACTACCTCCGTGAAATTCTCTCGGCGCGACCGGTTGCCGATTCCGGTGTGAACAGGCGACGAAGATGATCGTTTCCCCAACTGTAAACCATGCCGCTAGGCATTCGCGAACGCTGTCCCGACGATTGCCGGAGCTGGGCACAGATAGTTGCTGTCGATTCGCTGATTCGGGGATCGACGGTATTCTCGGGAGGGCGGAGCGGTCCGGGTACCTCTCGGGGGATGCCGACCGACCCGCGCAGCAGTGGACCTGGGCGTGACGGCACGAGCTTGGAGGGCTGATGTTGCACACCGATATTCCCACGCGCGGCGAGGTGCGGCGGCTGGTGGCGGAGACCGACCCCTGGAGTGTGTCGATCTACACGCCGACCGAGGGCGACCCGGCGTCGCCGGACGGTAGCCGGATCGCCTTCACGAATCAGGCGCGGGAGGCGCTGGAGCGGATCTCCGACCGGGCGGCGCAGGAGGCGCTGCGCGAGGAGCTGGACGACCTGGCCGACGACGCGGACTTCTGGCGCTTCCAGTCGAATTCCCTTGTGGTACTGGGTACTCCGCAGCGCGTGCGGACCTATCGGGTGCCCAATCGGCTGCCCGCGGGCGTATTCGTCGGGGATCGGTTCCACACCAAGCCGCTGTTGCGGGCCACGACGTTCCCGCAGACGGCGTTCGTGCTCGCGCTCTCCGAAGGGGCGGTACGGCTGATCGAGGTGGCGGCGGACGGTGGCGCCGAGGAGGTGCGGGTACCGGGATTGCCGGCGAGCGCGGCCGACCACGCGCGCAAGGCCTCGCTCAGCGGCCGCGCGCCGAAGGGCCGGATTCAAGGGACCGAGGGCCGCAAACTGCGGGTCCGGCAGTACGCGCGAGCCGTCGACCGGCAGTTGCGCGATGTGCTGGCGGGCCGGGACGTCCCGCTGATCCTGGCCGCGACCGAGCCGATCGATGCGCTGTACCGATCGGTCAACAGCTACCCGGTGCTGCTCGACGAATCCCTGACCGGCAATCCGGAGCAACTCTCCGACGCCGAACTCGGGACGCGCGCCCGTGAGATCCTGGACGAGTACTACGCCGCGGAAATCGCCGAGCTGCGGGACCTGTTCGAGCGGCGGCGCGGCGAGGGCCGGGCCGCCACCGATCTCGCCGACATCGCCCGCGCGGCCACCTTCGGCATGGTGGACACGCTCCTGGCGGATATCGATGTCACCGTGGCGGGTTCGATTTCCGACGGCGGCGAGGTCACCTTCGCCGACCGGTCCGAGGTGGGCGCGCCCGGCGTGGTGGACGAGATCTGCCGCCGCGTGCTGCAGGCCGACGGCCGGGTATTCGCGGTGCGCGCCGCGGACATGCCCGAGAGCGCCGCGGCCGCGGCCATTCTCCGTTACGCGCCGTGATCACGCCACGTCGTGCGGCGGGAGCGCGAATTGCCAACTGCCGCAACCTAGTCCGTGACGCGGTTGCCGGTGTACTGCCGCACCAGCATGGTGAGGCCGGTGATCAACAGGACCGCCAGCGGCGCCAGCGGCAGGTAGGAGACCGCGACGATCGGTTCCGGTAGTGCCAGCGCGACGATGGTGGCGAGCACGGTCGCGGTGAACACCGCGGCAGACCACCGGTGCGTCGTGCGGATCCCACCCGCCCGCCGCCCGCTCGCGTACCGCACCAGCAGCACGAGTCCGGACAGCAGCAGCAGGATCAGTGGCGGTAGCGGCACATAGGACAGCCAGACCGGGCCCCGCAGGGCGAGGCCGACGACGGTGACGACGAGGGTCGCGACGAAGGTCAGGGCCAGGCCGCGGTGCCATTGCCGAATTCGCGTGTTCCAGCTCATGGCGACGACGCTAGCCACGGGCGGTGACCAGGACTTCTCGATTCCTGATCGGTTCGCGAAACCCGACGCTCGTACCATGACGGCATGCGATCCGCCGACCCGCTTCGTGACGCCGCGGCGTTGTGGGACATCGCGCTGCCGTCTCGGCCGGATCGTCTCCCGGGAATCAGCATGGCCGGGTTCCGCGGCCGGACCGGCGACCACATCGATATCCGGGTCGTGCCGTATCCCGCTGTCACCGTGTTCGTCGATTTCGGAGACGCGCTGCTGATCGACGCCGGTGGTGGGCGACACCAGCGCGGCACCGTGGTGGTCGGGCTCGCGCCCACCGGGGTGTGGGGCCGCGGCCGCGACATCGACTGTCTGCAGATACGCCTGTCACCGGTGGTCGCGCACGCGGCGCTGGGCGCGGCCACCGAACTGAACGCAACGGTGACCGCTTTGGACGACTTCTGGGGCACCGACGCCGCGCGGGTCCGGGAGCAGTTGCACGCCGCGCGCGGCTGGGACGAGCGGTTCGCGGTCGCCGCGGCAGCGGTCGTTCGGCGGTACCGGGCGGGCCGCCGGGTCGATCCGGAGATCGCCTTCGCCTGGGACCGCATGGTTGCCAGCCGCGGGCAGATCCGAATGGACCGGCTCGCAACCGAATTGGGGTGGAGCCGCTAGCGGCTGTGGTCCCGGTTCCGGGCACAGGTCGGTCTCACCCCCAAGCACGCGGCTCAGCTCGTCCGCTTCGACCACGCGGCGCACCGTCTCGCCGGTGGCGTCAGCGCCGCGGCCGTGGCGGCGGAGAGCGGTTATGCCGACCAGTCCCATCTGCACCGCGACGTCATGACCTTCGCCGGGGTGACTCCGGCGGCCGTCGCCGTCGCGCCCTGGCTCGCGGTGGACGATGTCGAGTGGAGCGCTCCGGAACGGTCGTTCGCACGCTGATCCGGCCCGGCCGGTGACGTCGGCCACAGGGAACATTTGTCCAAGACGCCTCGCGTCGCGCCGGTGATGCTTCCAGTCATCTGGAAGCGCGCCCTGCCCGGTGGGCCGGCGCGATGTGGTCGAGGAGGAGTCATGGACGCGGAGGTCGAATCTCTCGCGGGGCAGCGCATGGCGGCGTTGGTGCGACCGCACCTGCCCGGTTTCGCCGCCGTGGTGGTGTTCCAGGTGATCGCAGCGGTCGCGGGCCTGGCGCCGCTGCTGGCGGTGGTCGAGCTGGGCCGGAACCTGTTGTCGCCCGGCCCGATCGACCACGCCCGCGTCTGGTTCGCGGTCGGCGCCGGTGCGGCCGGACTACTGGTGAAGTTGCTCGGCACGGCCGCGTCCTCGGGTATCGGGCATCTGCTCGACGGCCGGATACAGCTGTCGTTCCGTCGGCAGCTGGCCGATCGGCTGGGCCGGGTGCCGATCGGCTGGTTGTCCCGGCGCCGGACCGGAGAGCTGACCAAGGTGGTGGGGGAGGACGTGAGCGCGGTGCACCCGTTCATCGCCCACACGCCCGGCGAACTGGTCTCGGCGTTCGTGGTGCCGCTGGTGTCGCTGGTCTACCTGTTCACCGTCGACTGGCGGCTCACTCTCGTGACGCTGATCCCGGTCGTACTGGCGGTGGCGGTGGTGCCGTTGATGATGACCCCGCGGCGGCTGCGCGAACAGCGCGAGTTCGATGCGGCGATGGGCCGGATCGCGAACTCGGTGGTGGAGTTCGTGCAGGGCATCTCGGTGGTCAAGGCGTTCGGCGGCGCCGGGCGCGCGCATCGCCGATTCATCACGGCCGCAGACGATTTCGCCGACATCTTCCTGCGGATGGTGCGCGGGCTGGCCGCGCCCGCCGCCGCCATGCAGGTGGTGTTGTCGCCGCCGTTCGTGCTGCTGGCGGTGTTGACCGGGGGTGCGGTGCTGATCACCGGCGGCAGCCTGGCGCCCGCCGATCTGCTGCCGTTCCTCCTGTTGGGGCTGGGACTGACGGCGCCGGTGGCGGCGCTGGGCCACGGCTTCGACGACATGCAGGCCGCGCGCCGCGCCGTCGGCCGCATCCGCGACGTGCTGGCGCAACCGCCGCTGCCCCAACCCGCGCGACCCGTTGTGCCACAGGGGCATCGGGTCGAGCTGCGCGATGTCTGGTTCGGTTACGACGCCGATCGCCCGGTGCTGCGCGGGGTCGACCTGGCGCTGGAGCCGGGCACGGTCACCGCGCTGGTCGGGCCGTCGGGCAGCGGGAAATCCACATTGGTCCAGCTGCTGCCGCGATTCTTCGACCCGGACCGCGGCGCGGTCACCCTGGGCGGGGTCGACCTGCGCGACATCGATCCCGGCGAGCTGTACCGGCGGGTGTCGTTCGTATTCCAGGACGTTCGCCTGCTGCGCGCCTCGGTGGCCGACAACATCGCGCTGGCCGTGCCGCACGCCGACCGTGACGACGTGGTCCGCGCCGCCCGGCTGGCCGGCATCCACGACCGGATTCTGCGACTGCCCGACGGCTACGACACTGTGCTCGGCACCGGGATCGGCCTGTCCGGCGGTGAGGCGCAACGTATTTCGCTCGCCCGCGCCCTACTGGCCGACACGCCCGTGCTGGTGCTCGACGAGGCGACCGCCTTCGCCGACCCGCAGACCGAACAAGCCGTGCGCCGGGCCCTGTCGTCGCTGTCCGGCGACCGGACGATCCTGGTGATCGCCCACCGGCTGGAGACGGTCGCCGACGCCGACACGATCGTGGTGCTCGCGGACGGTGCCGTCGCCGAACAGGGCACACCCGCCGAATTGCTCTCGCGCGACGGCAGATTCGCCGCGTTCTGGCAGTCGCACCGGGCGGCCCGCGCCGACGACATCGACACCTACGCGGTCCTCGCGACCGCATCCGACGATTCGGGAGACGAACTCCGATGATCCGAATGCTGCTGCGCGTGCTGGGCCCCGAGTACGCCCGGCCGGTGCGCCGCACCGTCGCCCTGATGACGGCGGCCGCGATCGCCGAGGGCCTGTCCTACGCCCTGCTGGTCCCCGTGCTGCGCGCCCTGTTCGGTGCCACGCCCGGTGACGCCCGCCCCTGGCTGTTCGCCTTCGCGGGCGCGGTCGCCGGGTACGCGATCCTGCGCTACCGCAGCGATCTGTCCGGCTTCCGGGTCGGGACCACGCTGCTGCGCGGTGTCTATCGCCGCCTGGGCGACCATCTGGCGCGGCTGCCGCTGGGGTGGTACACCGCCGGACGGGTCGGTGAGGTGTCGGTGCTGGCCAGTCGCGGTGTGCTGCAGGCGATGAGCGTGATCGCGCACCTGCTGGCGCCGCTCGTCGCCGCCTCGGTGACGCCCGCGACGATCGTCGTCGTGCTGTTCGCCTTCGACTGGCGGATGGGGTTGGCGGCGGTGGCGGCCGCGCCCGTCGTGGTGGCGATCCAGATCCGGGCCGGGCGCTCGACGGCCGCCACGGACGCCGAGCGGCACGAACGCGAACAGGACGCCACCGGCCGCGTCATCGAGTATCTCCAGGCGCAGCCGGTGCTGCGGGCGGGCGGCCGGACCGTCGAGGGGTTCCGGTCGCTCGACGATTCGCTGCGCGGGCTGCGGCGGGCGTCGCGGCGTTCGACGCTGGCGGCGCTGCCCGGCATCCTGGGCCTGACCCTCACGGTGCAGACGATGTTCACCGTGCTGCTGATCCTCGGCGCCGCCCTGGCGCTCGGCGGAAACATCGGGGCCGCGGAGGTATTGGCGATTCTGGTGCTCGCCGCGCGCTGCGCCGACCCGCTGCTGTCGCTGGCGGAGATCGGCGGCCGGGTCCGCGCCGCACGAGCCGAGCTGATCAGGCTCGACGCGGTGTTGCGCACCGAGCCGCTGCCCGAGCCGACCGAGCCGATCCGGCCCGAGCGCTACGACCTGGCGTTCGAGTCGGTCGCCTTCCGCCACGGTGACCGCGCGGTACTGGACGGTGTGTCGCTGACCGTGCCGCAGGGGCAGCGGCTGGCCGTGGTCGGGCCGTCGGGCGCGGGCAAGAGCACGCTGTTGCAGCTGCTCGCCCGGTTCTACGACGTCGACGCCGGTGCCGTCCGCCTGGGCGGGGTGGACGTGCGCTCGATCGACACCGAGAGCCTGATGGCGCGGATCGCCGTGGTGTTCCAGGACGTCTACCTGTTCGACGGGACGATCGAGGACAACGTGCGGCTCGGCCGTCCCGGCGCCACCGCCGCCGAGGTGCGTGCGGCCGCCGCGGCGGCACGGCTCGACGAGGTGGTCGACCGGCTGCCCGACGGCTGGGCCACCAAGGTGGGGGAGGGTGGCGCACTCCTGTCCGGCGGTGAGCGCCAGCGTGTTTCGGTCGCGCGGGCGCTGCTGAAGGACGCCCCCGTCGTCCTGCTGGACGAGGTCACCTCGGCGCTCGACCCGATCAACGAGACCGCCGTCCACGAAGGCATCGAACAGCTGATGGCGGGCCGCACCGTGGTCCTGGTCGCGCACCGGCTGCGCACCGTGCGCCGCGCCGACCGCATCGTCTTCCTCGACGGCGGCCGCATCGTGGAGGACGGCAGCCACGACGACCTGATCCGCCGCGGTGGCCGCTATGCCGAATTCTGGAACCTGTCGACGGCGGCGGCCCACGGCGACTGAGAACCGTGCCCGTGTCGTCCCGGCACGGTTCTCAGCGCCAGTGCCGGTCGCCGACCGCGCCCGCCTCGGCACCGCCGTCGGCGAAGACGATCTGGCCGGTGACGAAGTGGTTGTCCGCCCCGGCGAGCCAGCAGACGAGTTCGGCGACCCACTCGGGCCGTCCGGGAAATCCGCCGAAGGGCTGAGGCATGCCGGTCTCGATCGAGGCGCGCACGGCGTCGTCGGCGAAAATCCATGCGGCAGCGGGAGTATCGACGACGCCGGGCGCCACCGCGTTCAGGGCGATACCGGCGCCCGCCCACTCGGCGGTGGGCGCGGTCCGGCGCACCCAGCTGTTCAGCGCGCGCTTCGCGGCCCCGTAGCCACCGGCGGGGCCGCCCAGCGCCGGGTCGGCCGCGAGACAGGCGACGGCGCCGGCCTCGTCGCCGTCGAGACACGCCCGCAGAACGCGCTCGTCGACCGGCGCCAGCGACGAGCTGGAGGAGACGGCCACGGCGCGGGGTGCGGGGCTGCGGGCCAGCAGCGGCCGCAGGCCCGCGAGCGTCGCCACGGCGCCGAAGTAGTTCGTCTCCAGCAGACCGGTTCTGCCGCCGCCCGCGATGGCGAGCACCGCGTCGACGGACCCGTATCCGGCGACTTGATCGACCAGCGACCGCCGCCCGGCGGGGGTGGACAGATCGGCTCGGATCTCGGCGTCGTCCAGGTCGCATCCGATCACGGTGGCGCCGCGGTCCCGCAGCAGCGCCGCCGTGGCGGCGCCGATCCCGGAGGCGGACCCGGTGACGACATACGTCCGTCCAGCGGTTCCCTTGTGCGACTGGGTCATTGCGTCCTCTCCCGGCGCGGCTCACGCGGCCACCGGTCGTCCAGCTTATGCGCGGCGGGCGCGAGTCGGGAGCCAGCCGGTCACCGTCGTCGTCTCGAACGAATACCTGCCGGGATCGAAAGTCGAAGCGCCCGAGCCTTTCCGGTCATCGGAGGACGACTCCGGCTCGCACGCGGCGACGCGACAAGCATCGCGGGGGAGCCGAATCGGCGCTGTGGCCGGTATCACGGGCCGAGTCGCGTCGGCGCGCGGCTCGGGGCGGCTACCTTCGGAAGTGATGTTCTCTATTTTCGAGAATGTTCTACGGGAGTGGAGGGAAGACCGTGACTACCTTACCGAGCGGTCTCGCGGATCGCGGTCGCATCCTGCGCGAGATGGGTTTCGGGACCTGGCGGGTGGGCGACGAGCTGCACGGCTCCGCCGAGATCACCCCCGAGATGCACGTTCCCGGCGCCGCGGTGCTGCGCACCTCCGTGCTGGCGACCTGGGCGGACACCGTGTCGGGACTGCTGGCGTCGCTGGTCATGGGTCCCCGGGTGCCCGTGACGCTCGAACTCGATGTGCACCTGTAACGGCCGGCGCCCGCCGCGGGCGAGGTGCGGGCGGTCGGCCGCACGGTGAAGGTCGGCCGTTCGGTGTTCGTGGCCGAGTGCGAGTTCAGCGTGGACGACGAGCCGATCGGTTTCAGCGGCGCCTCGTTCATGGTGGCCCCGGATCCGGATGTGCAACTGCCGTCGTGGCTCAGTGTCGACCTGCCGCGCTCGGCGCAGCGTTTGCCCGTGCCGCTGGCCGAGCGGGCCCGGTGCGAACGTGTCGGCCCCGGAACGGTGTTGTTGCCGCGTACGCCGGAGGGGCTCAACGCGTCCGGCACGGTCAACGGCGGACTGCTCGCGCTGGCCGCCGAGGAGTCGGTGCTCTCGCTGGCCCCGGGCGCGAGCCTGAGCTTCCTCGGCC from Nocardia wallacei carries:
- a CDS encoding D-alanyl-D-alanine carboxypeptidase family protein, with translation MRIFARVLQAVVAGVLVVAGGHAAAVAVPITSVASSGLPSWSAPEPEGVQAAGAALADGFTGAMRWSREVHTPAPIGSIAKVMTALVVIDSGDLERPVEVPEGIIPYDNKFGASTADLVPGETLSARQLLYALMLPSGCDAAYALAEAYGPGQAAFVDRMNDKARQLGLGGTHFSDPSGLPYPTGHSTFATPADLIRLGMHAMTLPVFREIVGSATYHVPAGPDNREHFWETTNLLLGDYPGTVGIKTGSTDAAGTCLLFEAVRAGVPLIGVVLHSSPDSAAAAAEDAERMLNWGYGPIAGALPFSWSLG
- a CDS encoding ABC transporter ATP-binding protein is translated as MDAEVESLAGQRMAALVRPHLPGFAAVVVFQVIAAVAGLAPLLAVVELGRNLLSPGPIDHARVWFAVGAGAAGLLVKLLGTAASSGIGHLLDGRIQLSFRRQLADRLGRVPIGWLSRRRTGELTKVVGEDVSAVHPFIAHTPGELVSAFVVPLVSLVYLFTVDWRLTLVTLIPVVLAVAVVPLMMTPRRLREQREFDAAMGRIANSVVEFVQGISVVKAFGGAGRAHRRFITAADDFADIFLRMVRGLAAPAAAMQVVLSPPFVLLAVLTGGAVLITGGSLAPADLLPFLLLGLGLTAPVAALGHGFDDMQAARRAVGRIRDVLAQPPLPQPARPVVPQGHRVELRDVWFGYDADRPVLRGVDLALEPGTVTALVGPSGSGKSTLVQLLPRFFDPDRGAVTLGGVDLRDIDPGELYRRVSFVFQDVRLLRASVADNIALAVPHADRDDVVRAARLAGIHDRILRLPDGYDTVLGTGIGLSGGEAQRISLARALLADTPVLVLDEATAFADPQTEQAVRRALSSLSGDRTILVIAHRLETVADADTIVVLADGAVAEQGTPAELLSRDGRFAAFWQSHRAARADDIDTYAVLATASDDSGDELR
- a CDS encoding ABC transporter ATP-binding protein, giving the protein MIRMLLRVLGPEYARPVRRTVALMTAAAIAEGLSYALLVPVLRALFGATPGDARPWLFAFAGAVAGYAILRYRSDLSGFRVGTTLLRGVYRRLGDHLARLPLGWYTAGRVGEVSVLASRGVLQAMSVIAHLLAPLVAASVTPATIVVVLFAFDWRMGLAAVAAAPVVVAIQIRAGRSTAATDAERHEREQDATGRVIEYLQAQPVLRAGGRTVEGFRSLDDSLRGLRRASRRSTLAALPGILGLTLTVQTMFTVLLILGAALALGGNIGAAEVLAILVLAARCADPLLSLAEIGGRVRAARAELIRLDAVLRTEPLPEPTEPIRPERYDLAFESVAFRHGDRAVLDGVSLTVPQGQRLAVVGPSGAGKSTLLQLLARFYDVDAGAVRLGGVDVRSIDTESLMARIAVVFQDVYLFDGTIEDNVRLGRPGATAAEVRAAAAAARLDEVVDRLPDGWATKVGEGGALLSGGERQRVSVARALLKDAPVVLLDEVTSALDPINETAVHEGIEQLMAGRTVVLVAHRLRTVRRADRIVFLDGGRIVEDGSHDDLIRRGGRYAEFWNLSTAAAHGD
- a CDS encoding TetR/AcrR family transcriptional regulator; protein product: MDTRVAQARLERRRAVVAAAAGLFAACGYRAASMDEIACRSGISKPVLYKSFSSKLELYLAVLHDAAEVLRETLAAALAPGLDMRAIVTATVAAIFDFADNHPRSAALLSGAAVAEEPAAQRMAHQAATICTDTLEQALAPYRLPRAEQGWLITTELVAIAQSCARDWVVTGKALPKHEAVATTAGLCWTGLAGVRLAPRARLDRMP
- a CDS encoding helix-turn-helix domain-containing protein; translated protein: MWSRFRAQVGLTPKHAAQLVRFDHAAHRLAGGVSAAAVAAESGYADQSHLHRDVMTFAGVTPAAVAVAPWLAVDDVEWSAPERSFAR
- a CDS encoding TetR/AcrR family transcriptional regulator; protein product: MAKRATVEKRPRRERGSLNPEDILDGAFQLAEQVSLDNLSMPMLGKHLDVGVTSIYWYFRKKDDLLDAMTDRALEQFADLVTPFVQAADWQESMRRHARTMRKAFRDNPILCDLILIRSALSPAAAKVGAQQTERVIDSLVEAGLPSEDAVDTYSAVQLHIRGTVVLQRLYDKNKEAATGAGAFYESSAPDDHDFEYGLDCILEHASRRIGARRTERTREARA
- a CDS encoding NAD(P)/FAD-dependent oxidoreductase yields the protein MGPAKIVIVGGGFSGVECARYLERHLRPEEAFVQLVTPDAGLLYLPLLPQVASGVLNPRSISVSLRRVLRRTEVVPGMAIGVDARKRQVVVRRSAGAECALDYDHLVLVPGSITRVLDVPGLHEHGFGMKTLAQAMFLRDHVLQQLDVAAMRGEEDEDRERLHFVTIGAGYAGTETTAVLNKVTQAAARRYFPKLESGMVRWHLVTRGDRIMPELGERLGEEVKQNLAERGVELICGASAKEVTAHGVRLTNGRFIPSRTVLWTAGVEPSPLAGHLGAATDKGRIVAAADLTVPGLTGVWACGDAAAVPDLTAEDGAICAPTAQHAMRQGRHLGKNLVTELRGRGRTPYRHPDLGLVVDLGGKDAVARPLKIGLHGIPAQAVTRGYHLLALRTIVARARVAFDWTVHGLSGDDFLRIGYGDYDTHTIRGFEQTDCYLPAEEIPAALEALGDAAN